Genomic DNA from uncultured Acetobacterium sp.:
CTGGCACAATCAAAGCTTGATCGGATTCTACCGTTAAGCCCATGTGTACGTAGGTGTGCATAATGATCTGGTCGCCTTCCCGTCTGGCATTAATCAAAGGATGTTTAATCAGCGCCCGGGATGTCGCCAGCAGCAGAAAATCGGTATAGGTACAGCGACATTTGACCTGGTCTTCGATTTTTTTGGTTATTTTCTTTCGGAGATCCTTGATTTCGGTCATATCAATTTCGGTGGTTAATGTAATCACCGCTGTTTCTAAATTGCTTTTGATCAACTTTTCTTCAACGGGAGCGGGTTCATCGGTAGCTGCGCTGTGATCTGCCAGCTTCTCCTTGGATAGTTCGGGCTCAAGTGGTGCCATCTCGATTTCATTGTTTTCTATTTCTGGAACTTCTATTTCCGGAATTTTTATCTCATGAACTTCTATTTGAAGCGACTCCACTTCAGGTTCAAGACTTTCCGGTTCAGCAGTTTTCAGTTCGGTCGTTTCAACCGCCAGGGTTTCTGGGGCATCAGCTTCTGGTTCATTAACCTCCAGCTCGCAAACTTCTTGTTCAACAGCTTCTAACTCACAAACCTTCGGCTCATCAACTTCTATGGCATTGATTTTTTTTGCAGCTATGTCACTTTCATTTTTGTCTCGAACCGTCGTTTTTCTTCTTAAACCGTGGGGCTTTCGATTTGGGAGTTCAATCTCTTCTTGTTCAGCTTCATGAAGCTGATGCATCGGTGTTGGTTTAACGATGATTTCTTCCCGGAGCGGTTCGGCCTTTATATCAACAAATGGCACAAAATCCAGCTCTGATATTTTTGTCACCACATCGGCATCCTTCGCTTCGAATTTCTCGGCATTTTCATCCACAAACGGCACAAAGTCCAGGTCGGGATTTGGCAATTTTTCTATTTTTTGATTCATATCTTTGAGTTTTTTTCGGGTATCTGCTTTTTTAGCTGGTGGCTCTTCCAGTTTCACCGGAAGAGAAAAAAGATTCTGCGGATTTCCGGCCAGCTTCTCCAAATTTGTGCTAATAACCACTGGTTCTTTGGATTTAAAATTGAAGGTGCCGGGTTGGATCACCACCATTTTTTTAACATCATCGACTTCAATTCGGCCGTTTGGTCCGGTACCGGTTGCCTTTTTTATATCTACCTTAAATTCCCGGGCAATCCGTCTGGCGGAAGGGGTGGCTCTGACCTTGCCCTCCCGGGGATCCGATTCCGGAAATTCCTGTGGCGCTTCTTCTTGCACCGCCAACAGCTCTTCCTTCAGTTCTTCTTCCAGAGCTTCCTCCAGAGTTTCTTCGATGTCCTCATCCTTGATGATTTCTCGAACAGCTTCAGACCGTTGGTCTTTTGTCCCTTCCTTGATTGTTTCTTCCAGATTTCTTTCCAGTGCCTCAATGGCCGCCGTCAATTTTTCTTCCAGGTTTTCTTCTGCAAGATCTTCACCTAAAACGTCTTCCGCCGGTGCGTTAATTTCTTCTACTTGTGCTTCTGTCCGGATCCCTTCGGTAATCTCTGTTTTCTGATCTGAGACCGCTGCTTGAAGCGACTCTTCCTGTTTATCGTCATGAAGAACTGCGTCTTCTTTATTTACTCCCGTCAACCCAACCGTTGCGGTGTTTGTCAAGTTTTCTGATGTCATATCCAATTTCTCTTTCGGTAGTATTATTTCATTTTCCATCATTCTGCCAACTCCCTATTCCCGGTTGAGGAGACGATAGACTCCATGAACGAAATCGTTTCGTTGGGGTACCACCGAAGCTTCCAGTTCTTTATTAAACGGAACGGGAACATCCAGGCCACCCAGACGGATGATCGGAGCATTGAGATAATCAAAGGCTTCACTTTCCACCACTCGCGCCACAATCTCCCCACCAAGGCCCCCGGTTTTGGAGGCTTCATGAGCCACAATCAGACACCCGGTTTTTATAACCGATTCAATAATCGGCTTCATATCCATGGGATACAGGGTAACCGGATTGAGGATTTCAACTTTGATCCCTTCTTCTTCCAGAAAATCCGCCGCTTCAATGGCTTTAGCAAGGGTAGTGCCGTAAGCGACAATGGTTACGTCCTTCCCAGGACGTTCCACCACTGTCGTTCCGATTTCGACAAGGTAATCCTCATCCAGCGGAACCAGTCCGACCTTGTCATAAAGCAATTTATGCTCAATAAAACAGACCGGGTTATTGTCCCGGATCGCCGCCTTCATTAACCCCTTTGCCTGAGCCGGGGTCGATGGGGTTACCACCTTTAAACCAGGTACATGACATAGCCATGCTTCCAGGCTTTGACTGTGCTGAGCGGCTCCTCCGATTCCCGAGCCCGCTGGCAACCGCAATACCATCGGTACCTGTGACTGTCCGCCAAACATATAGCGCATTTTTGCTGCCTGATTGACCAGGGCATCCATGCCCAAAGTAATAAAATCCATAAACATGATTTCACAGATCGGGCGTAATCCAGTCGTTGCTGCACCCACAGCGGTTCCGACCATCGCTGCTTCGGCAATCGGCGTATCCAGAATCCGATCTTCGCCAAATTCTTCCAGCAGGCCAGTGGATACACCAAAGGCACCACCGTAAAGTCCAATATCTTCGCCCATAAAAATAACATTCTCATCCCGACGCATTTCTTCGGTGATCCCCAGGCGCAGGGCGTCGCGGTAAGTCATTTTTTTCATATCACTTGTTTTCATCAGTTAACCCCTCCCGCATAGACATCTTCTAAAACCGCATTCAACTGGGGTTCTGGGCTTGCATTCGCAAATTCCAGCGCCTGATCAATGGACGCTTTGGCTTCATCTTCCATTTTCTGGATTTGTTTTTCGGTAAAGATCCGATGTTCTCTGAGATATTCTTTCATTTTTTGAACTGGATCTTTCTTTTGCCATTCCCGAACCTCTTGTTTGTCCCGATATAACTGATTGTCACTTTGGGAATGGTCGCTGTAGCGATAGGTTTTGGCTTCAATCAGTACCGGCCCTTTGCCGGCTCTGGCATAGCGCAGTGCCTTGGTGGCGGTATTATAAACATCGAGAAAATCATTGCCATCAATGGTAAGGCCAGGCATATTGTAGGCTTCGCTGCGATCTGAAATATTTTCGATATTCATGTGCTTTTCAATCGGTGTTGACATGCCATACTGATTATTTTCAATCATAAAAACAACCGGCAATTTCCAAACCGAAGCGAGATTTAAGGATTCATGGAAATTTCCGCCATTGGTGGCTCCATCCCCAGCAAAACAGAGGACCACCTTTCCGGTTTTTTGATACTTTTGGGTCAGCGCTGCCCCACAGGAAAGGCTGAAACCGCCACCAACCACACCATTTGCTCCCAGGTTGCCATTCTCCACATCAGCAATGTGCATCGATCCACCTTTACCCTTACAGTAACCGGTGGCTTTTCCCAGACATTCTGCCATCATCAGATTAACATCCAGGCCAAAGCCGATGGCTTGGGCCTGGCCCCGATGACTCAGGGATACCAGATCTCCATCTTCCAGAGCGAGACAAGACATCACGCCGGTTGCCTCCTGACCCATGCCCAAATGGATTGCTCCGTGAACCTTGCCCTTTGAAACGAGTTCGTCCAGTTTTTCTTCGAAAAATCGAGCCTGGTTTATTTTATAATACATTCTTAATAGAAGTTCTTCTGATAATTCAATCATGGTTTCCTCCACATTTTCACTAATTATTTTTAAAAAAGGTGAATAACCCTATCAGGCTGTCGCTGTGTTCACTGAGCACCCCAACCGTTGTTGGTACGCTTTCATCTGTTTAATTAATAAACTGAACACCGTTGTTTTTTTAAGCCCTCGTTCATTATATCTTTTATTCCCCAATAAATAAAGAATGAAGCGAAAAACTCCATAAAATGACAGTTTTTTTCGTTCCATTCTTTTATTCTTTTAATAATCTTTTAATTTTTCCAGATAATTCCCGGTTTTCGGCAGTTCTTTTCATAATCGACTCGGCAATCACCAGATCTTCCGGAGTGGTAATTTTGATATTAGTATAGTCGCCAATCACAATTTTAACCGGAACATTTAACCGTTCCACCAGAAAGGCGTCATCGGTTCCTTCGATCCCCAGTTCGCGGGCATTTTGGTGAGCCTTTTTTAACAGTTCATATGCAAAGGTCTGGGGCGTTTGAATCTCCACCAGATAATTGCGATCTGGGGTATGTTCCACAAAGCCGGCGTCATTGATTACCTTGATGGTATTTTTGGCTGGTACTCCGACAACCGTTGCCTGATGACGAATGGTTTCTTCAATGCTTTTTTTAATCACTGACTCTTGAATCAGTGGTCTTGCGCCATCGTGAGCCATCACAATCTGAGCATTGGGCATTACCGCTGCTAAACCGTTATAAACCGACTGCTGCCGGGTTGCCCCACCACTCACCAATTTTATCTTAGTATAGGGATAGCCGCTCAACACCTGTTCCTGACACAGTTCAAATTCATCCGGATTGATCACCAGAATAATTTCTGAAATCAATGGACATCGCTCAAACACGTCCAGGGTATGCGC
This window encodes:
- a CDS encoding thiamine pyrophosphate-dependent dehydrogenase E1 component subunit alpha: MIELSEELLLRMYYKINQARFFEEKLDELVSKGKVHGAIHLGMGQEATGVMSCLALEDGDLVSLSHRGQAQAIGFGLDVNLMMAECLGKATGYCKGKGGSMHIADVENGNLGANGVVGGGFSLSCGAALTQKYQKTGKVVLCFAGDGATNGGNFHESLNLASVWKLPVVFMIENNQYGMSTPIEKHMNIENISDRSEAYNMPGLTIDGNDFLDVYNTATKALRYARAGKGPVLIEAKTYRYSDHSQSDNQLYRDKQEVREWQKKDPVQKMKEYLREHRIFTEKQIQKMEDEAKASIDQALEFANASPEPQLNAVLEDVYAGGVN
- the ispD gene encoding 2-C-methyl-D-erythritol 4-phosphate cytidylyltransferase, with product MEKTLTSVIIPAAGLGRRMNATISKQYLTLMGKPILAHTLDVFERCPLISEIILVINPDEFELCQEQVLSGYPYTKIKLVSGGATRQQSVYNGLAAVMPNAQIVMAHDGARPLIQESVIKKSIEETIRHQATVVGVPAKNTIKVINDAGFVEHTPDRNYLVEIQTPQTFAYELLKKAHQNARELGIEGTDDAFLVERLNVPVKIVIGDYTNIKITTPEDLVIAESIMKRTAENRELSGKIKRLLKE
- a CDS encoding 2-oxo acid dehydrogenase subunit E2, with protein sequence MMENEIILPKEKLDMTSENLTNTATVGLTGVNKEDAVLHDDKQEESLQAAVSDQKTEITEGIRTEAQVEEINAPAEDVLGEDLAEENLEEKLTAAIEALERNLEETIKEGTKDQRSEAVREIIKDEDIEETLEEALEEELKEELLAVQEEAPQEFPESDPREGKVRATPSARRIAREFKVDIKKATGTGPNGRIEVDDVKKMVVIQPGTFNFKSKEPVVISTNLEKLAGNPQNLFSLPVKLEEPPAKKADTRKKLKDMNQKIEKLPNPDLDFVPFVDENAEKFEAKDADVVTKISELDFVPFVDIKAEPLREEIIVKPTPMHQLHEAEQEEIELPNRKPHGLRRKTTVRDKNESDIAAKKINAIEVDEPKVCELEAVEQEVCELEVNEPEADAPETLAVETTELKTAEPESLEPEVESLQIEVHEIKIPEIEVPEIENNEIEMAPLEPELSKEKLADHSAATDEPAPVEEKLIKSNLETAVITLTTEIDMTEIKDLRKKITKKIEDQVKCRCTYTDFLLLATSRALIKHPLINARREGDQIIMHTYVHMGLTVESDQALIVPVIENTQDLDFVEMVKSRGDLLKTVKNRQLPPERFQGSTFTITNLGMYGIREFTAIINQPNSAILSVGEVVQRIRVHQGEPVVRSVMKISLNLDRQVADGVEGAKFLQDIKADMENPSLLLF
- a CDS encoding alpha-ketoacid dehydrogenase subunit beta produces the protein MKTSDMKKMTYRDALRLGITEEMRRDENVIFMGEDIGLYGGAFGVSTGLLEEFGEDRILDTPIAEAAMVGTAVGAATTGLRPICEIMFMDFITLGMDALVNQAAKMRYMFGGQSQVPMVLRLPAGSGIGGAAQHSQSLEAWLCHVPGLKVVTPSTPAQAKGLMKAAIRDNNPVCFIEHKLLYDKVGLVPLDEDYLVEIGTTVVERPGKDVTIVAYGTTLAKAIEAADFLEEEGIKVEILNPVTLYPMDMKPIIESVIKTGCLIVAHEASKTGGLGGEIVARVVESEAFDYLNAPIIRLGGLDVPVPFNKELEASVVPQRNDFVHGVYRLLNRE